The DNA region AGCCTTTTTACCAATTTATTTGAGTGTTTGGTGGgcgtaaaattaccaaaaacatGAAAGCCATAGGTGAGTTCCGATTTGATGGTGATTTTGTCCCGTTTTATATCGGGAATGCCTGCGAAAAGTTGTTAAGAAAAACCGGCTTCGTGACTTGGAAAAATGTCttccctttttttttcttcacagcACTTTTGCTGCTGGTGGCCGGCTGTTTGGCCTCGGTGGCCCTGTCCGCACGGACCGTGTCCAAGTACATTACGGCGCAGGACCAGGACCGGTACGGGAAGATTTTCGCCGAGGGGGCTGAAATCGACCGACCTGCAGGCGGTTTACTTTTCCACGGCCAGCGGAGGATTGTCCGCGGCGGATAAGACGGTGGAGGCGTGCAAGCGGCTGGTGACCGTTTACGGCGAGTCAAAGCTGAACGACTTTGAGCGGAACTTTTATTTGGCGGGGGCGTGGAAGAATCTGGCCTGCAAGGAGGCGATCGCGGGTAAGGTGAAGGACGCGGTTAAGGGTTCGCTGGGGAAGGACGCCGGGTCGGCGCAGGAGATTTACTTTAATCTGTTTGCGGCCAAGGCGCTTGGGCTGGCGATTGATGACGCGGTTAAGACGCAGGTCGGGAAGAATCTGCAGGCGTTGCTGAAGAAGGACGATACGCTGAACAGCTTGGGGCATGGATTTGCGGTTGCCGCGGAGATTGGAGCTTCCGGAGCGTTCGCGTTTGACCGGGTTGAGGAGGCTTTCGTGCAGGCCGATGAGGTCGATGGGAAGATGCTGCAATTTGAGGGCGGTTTGAGCATTACGGCTTTGGTTGTGAACAGCGCATTTAAACTGGCGTCGAGTTTGAAGAAGCCGGTTCCGATCAACGCTGAGCAGGCGGTCAAGTTTGCCACCTATTTCCTGTCGCGCACGTCGGTTCAAACCCCGAAAGGAGTCAGCATCTTGCTGGAAGCGTTGAACACTTTGACCGCGGAAAAGACGATCGCTCCCGTGTGCATTGCGTTGTCTGGAAATGGCCAGCTGCAGCCGGAATCGCCGGTTCTTGGCGTTAAGATTAGCGACCTGCTCGGTAAGCCTTTAAGCCCTGCTCTGGCCGTCGTCAGCACCACGATCACATCCAAGACCACCAACGAAGCACTCGCCAGCAAGGTCAACCTGGTTCCGACAAATTCCGACCCGACCGTGTTCATCTACAACCTGAAGGCCCTCAACCCGGCTCGCGGTCAGTACAAGGTCGACATCGAAACCGGCAGCTACAAGCAGAACCTGAAAATCAACGTCCTCGGTAAGGTGAAGGTCGCTTCGTTGGAGATTGGCGTCGGCGATTCGGACAGCACGTCGGCCGTCAAGAAACACTCGGTGACCTTTTCGAAGAAACTCGACAC from Culex quinquefasciatus strain JHB chromosome 3, VPISU_Cqui_1.0_pri_paternal, whole genome shotgun sequence includes:
- the LOC6031097 gene encoding LOW QUALITY PROTEIN: dolichyl-diphosphooligosaccharide--protein glycosyltransferase subunit 2 (The sequence of the model RefSeq protein was modified relative to this genomic sequence to represent the inferred CDS: deleted 1 base in 1 codon); the encoded protein is MKAIALLLLVAGCLASVALSARTVSKYITAQDQDRYGKIFAEGLKSTDLQAVYFSTASGGLSAADKTVEACKRLVTVYGESKLNDFERNFYLAGAWKNLACKEAIAGKVKDAVKGSLGKDAGSAQEIYFNLFAAKALGLAIDDAVKTQVGKNLQALLKKDDTLNSLGHGFAVAAEIGASGAFAFDRVEEAFVQADEVDGKMLQFEGGLSITALVVNSAFKLASSLKKPVPINAEQAVKFATYFLSRTSVQTPKGVSILLEALNTLTAEKTIAPVCIALSGNGQLQPESPVLGVKISDLLGKPLSPALAVVSTTITSKTTNEALASKVNLVPTNSDPTVFIYNLKALNPARGQYKVDIETGSYKQNLKINVLGKVKVASLEIGVGDSDSTSAVKKHSVTFSKKLDTELAADSQQKIVLRTQLVDESSGKPLNVHQAFVLLRNKATGQEIIFVAEADSSKAYKFEMDVGARSADFGYKSGTYSIELIVGDALISNSFKWLVADVNIKFASDSPKESDNTARKPRPEIIHQFRVPEKRPPRVVSDLFTGLCIAPLALLFILWAKLRTNVSNFPFSLSAVGFHLGLGAILALFGVFWLKLNMFETLRYLIPLALVTFFCGNRLLRSIAGRATEK